Proteins encoded by one window of Actinocorallia herbida:
- a CDS encoding ABC transporter permease gives MSALALAARDSSTMIRRQLKRLVRYPAMTVQLVITPIIILFLFVYVLGGTLGEGIGGGRAEYIAYIVPGILLMAASTAVAGTAVMVATDMTEGIVARFKTMRISRASVLTGHVAASVIQQLLSMAALLAIAYALGFRPNASAVEWLAVLGLLTLFAFAISWIAVALGLASPTPEAAGSSPMFLMLLPFLGSGFVPTDSMPTVLRWFADYQPFTPIMETTRGLLLGTEIGNNAYISLAWCIALTALSYLWAKNTFTKA, from the coding sequence ATGAGCGCCCTCGCCCTCGCCGCCCGCGACTCGTCCACCATGATCCGCCGCCAGCTCAAGCGCCTCGTCCGCTACCCGGCCATGACCGTCCAGCTCGTCATCACGCCGATCATCATCCTGTTCCTGTTCGTCTACGTCCTCGGCGGCACCCTCGGTGAAGGCATCGGCGGCGGACGCGCCGAGTACATCGCCTACATCGTCCCCGGCATCCTGCTGATGGCGGCCTCCACGGCCGTGGCCGGCACCGCCGTCATGGTCGCGACCGACATGACCGAAGGCATCGTCGCCCGCTTCAAGACGATGCGCATCTCCCGAGCGTCGGTCCTGACCGGCCATGTCGCCGCCAGCGTCATCCAGCAGCTCCTCAGCATGGCCGCCCTCCTCGCCATCGCCTACGCCCTCGGCTTCCGCCCCAACGCCTCCGCGGTCGAGTGGCTCGCCGTCCTGGGCCTGCTCACCCTCTTCGCCTTCGCCATCTCCTGGATCGCCGTGGCCCTCGGCCTCGCCTCCCCCACCCCCGAAGCCGCGGGCAGCAGCCCCATGTTCCTCATGCTCCTCCCCTTCCTGGGCAGCGGCTTCGTCCCCACCGACTCCATGCCCACCGTCCTCCGCTGGTTCGCCGACTACCAGCCCTTCACCCCCATCATGGAAACCACCCGAGGCCTCCTCCTCGGCACCGAAATCGGCAACAACGCCTACATCTCCCTCGCCTGGTGCATCGCCCTGACCGCCCTCTCCTACCTCTGGGCCAAGAACACCTTCACCAAAGCCTGA
- a CDS encoding ATP-binding protein — protein MAMGFTGPRSVDLDLIRPDGGHAGWTVLAGRNASGKTTLLRAMALAFPAPQAPPSKRGGCP, from the coding sequence ATGGCAATGGGCTTCACCGGCCCGCGTTCGGTCGATCTCGATCTCATCCGGCCCGACGGCGGCCACGCCGGATGGACCGTCCTCGCCGGGCGCAACGCCTCGGGCAAGACCACCCTCCTCCGGGCGATGGCCCTGGCGTTCCCGGCCCCGCAGGCGCCGCCTTCGAAGAGGGGCGGGTGTCCATAG
- a CDS encoding AAA family ATPase: MLIRFEASNHRSIREPAELSMVAIDHDRAEARHAPMLGESLLPVAAIYGPNASGKSNVISALAWLCDAVRNSVYAWEEEIPVEPFIFRNGRAIPSEFTAEITINDIRFEYILEVDSEHVIYEGLFHYPEKKRRRIFEREGPELKLQRGLGAISGTRGLMTDRTLALSVAKRFDEPLVRRFAQELQEVQILGSAGNVLGSPFSAKGYRTPRLMARNRSISPTARWFDNPPDQLALFEESEISETSSTDRDQALAMLRLADLGIEDVVIDTDELRRSDGERVTRRKIRLLHKSTDESVPFDLEIESEGTRSWFNTIGPVLSALRRGSIVLFDELDASLHPTLSAELLKIFHSPATNPRAAQLIFTSHDTSLLNHLNRDEVWLTEKKADGSTRLGALSDFAGERVRRSQNLENAYLHGRFGALPQVDQTLLLRALGLIG; encoded by the coding sequence GTGCTGATCAGGTTCGAGGCGTCCAACCACCGCTCCATCAGGGAGCCGGCCGAACTCTCGATGGTCGCGATCGATCACGACCGGGCGGAGGCCCGGCATGCGCCGATGCTCGGCGAGAGCCTGCTGCCGGTGGCCGCGATCTACGGGCCGAATGCCTCCGGCAAATCGAACGTGATCTCGGCCCTTGCCTGGCTGTGCGACGCCGTCCGCAACTCCGTGTACGCCTGGGAAGAAGAAATCCCGGTCGAACCTTTCATTTTTCGCAACGGCCGGGCCATACCCAGCGAATTTACCGCCGAAATCACCATCAACGACATCAGGTTCGAATACATCCTGGAAGTCGACTCGGAACACGTCATCTACGAGGGCCTCTTTCACTATCCGGAGAAAAAGCGCAGGCGAATTTTCGAAAGGGAGGGGCCGGAGCTCAAGCTACAACGAGGGCTCGGGGCCATATCCGGCACGAGAGGCCTCATGACCGATCGGACGCTCGCCCTGTCCGTTGCCAAGAGGTTCGACGAACCGCTGGTCCGGAGATTTGCACAGGAACTCCAAGAAGTGCAGATTCTGGGCAGCGCGGGCAACGTCCTCGGCAGTCCGTTTTCGGCAAAAGGCTACCGAACGCCCCGGCTGATGGCCCGGAACAGGTCGATCTCTCCGACGGCTCGCTGGTTCGACAACCCGCCCGACCAGCTGGCGCTCTTCGAAGAGAGCGAGATCAGCGAGACCTCGTCCACGGATCGCGACCAGGCCCTGGCCATGCTCCGGCTCGCGGATCTGGGGATCGAGGACGTCGTCATCGACACGGACGAGTTGCGGCGCTCCGACGGGGAAAGAGTGACCCGTCGCAAGATCCGGCTCCTTCACAAGTCGACGGACGAGAGCGTTCCCTTCGATCTGGAGATCGAGTCGGAGGGCACAAGGTCATGGTTCAACACCATCGGGCCCGTACTCTCCGCACTCCGGCGAGGGTCGATCGTGCTCTTCGACGAACTTGACGCGAGCCTGCATCCGACCCTGTCCGCCGAGCTACTGAAGATCTTCCACAGCCCCGCGACCAACCCGCGCGCGGCACAGCTGATCTTCACCTCACACGACACCAGTCTGCTGAACCACCTGAACAGGGACGAGGTCTGGCTGACCGAGAAGAAGGCCGACGGATCCACCCGGCTGGGTGCGCTGTCGGACTTCGCGGGCGAGCGGGTGCGAAGATCGCAGAACCTGGAGAACGCCTACCTGCACGGCCGTTTCGGTGCGCTCCCCCAGGTCGATCAGACGCTGCTTCTCCGCGCGCTCGGACTGATCGGCTGA
- a CDS encoding RloB family protein, with the protein MVFCEGQNSEPDYINGLKRLPHIAENTALDIRIHPEQGVPLTPVKMAREHVGDPEIDECWCIFDVEWPRNHPHLAQAVNLAESSGINLAISNPCFELWLILHHKQHGAFIDTNPAESLSRSLDSRTGKSIDAALYMPLRKQAARSAILLDKGHRQSETRFPHDNPSSGMYKFLKSLEGEG; encoded by the coding sequence ATGGTCTTCTGCGAAGGGCAGAATTCCGAACCGGACTACATCAATGGCCTGAAGCGATTGCCTCATATAGCGGAGAACACCGCACTGGATATCCGGATCCATCCAGAGCAGGGAGTTCCGCTCACGCCGGTCAAGATGGCCCGTGAACATGTCGGCGATCCCGAGATCGACGAGTGCTGGTGCATCTTCGATGTCGAGTGGCCGCGAAACCATCCGCATCTCGCCCAAGCCGTCAACCTCGCCGAGTCGAGTGGAATCAATCTCGCCATATCGAACCCCTGTTTCGAGCTGTGGCTCATCCTGCACCACAAGCAGCACGGGGCGTTCATCGACACCAATCCGGCCGAGAGTCTTTCACGCTCTCTGGACAGCCGGACGGGGAAGAGCATCGATGCCGCTCTCTACATGCCGCTGAGGAAGCAGGCGGCGAGGAGCGCGATTCTCCTCGACAAGGGGCATCGGCAGAGCGAGACCCGATTCCCGCACGACAACCCTTCCTCCGGCATGTACAAGTTCCTCAAGAGCCTCGAAGGCGAGGGCTAG
- a CDS encoding ATP-binding protein, with protein sequence MYQSRLGLIGFSHLKPDVRMPARARTWVAEAAVKYATPCAIDTLRLLTSEAATNAVQYGGAGIVRISLLHGPGVLRVEVSDEGGGIPVPRIAEDDDEDGRGLFLLDALALSWGHTPAPDGKGTTVWFEIDPDASA encoded by the coding sequence ATGTATCAATCGAGACTCGGCCTCATCGGGTTCAGCCACCTGAAGCCGGACGTTCGGATGCCCGCACGGGCGCGAACCTGGGTGGCGGAGGCCGCCGTCAAGTATGCGACTCCCTGCGCGATCGACACACTTCGCCTCCTCACCTCGGAGGCCGCCACCAACGCAGTCCAGTACGGGGGCGCCGGGATCGTGCGGATCTCGCTGCTGCACGGGCCGGGCGTGCTGCGAGTCGAGGTGTCCGACGAGGGCGGCGGAATCCCTGTGCCCCGGATCGCCGAAGACGACGACGAAGACGGCCGCGGCCTCTTCCTCCTCGACGCCCTCGCCCTCTCCTGGGGCCACACCCCCGCCCCTGACGGCAAGGGCACCACGGTCTGGTTCGAAATCGACCCGGACGCGTCCGCCTGA
- a CDS encoding helix-turn-helix domain-containing protein, translated as MAPAEMADFSVNETVGGPTVRHRRLSAELRKLRESAELTPQQAADLLGWSRPKLVRIETSGGAPSADDVQRILDAYGGTDQALRLALVQLVQDVRVRGWWSAYGDVVGGSYAQCEDAATEIRSYQTSFIPGLLQTPAYARAIMQEDDPDLIERRVQARLTRQALLTRPSAPKLSIVLDETALRLPIGDGEVMREQLEALLTAARRSNIGIRVLESSAGLHPGRTGGSFVIFSFASPIEPDVVYLETIAGGLYLEEIAQGRRCSLLHEGIVSTALPEDPSAALIAAIIKE; from the coding sequence ATGGCACCTGCGGAGATGGCGGATTTCTCGGTGAACGAGACGGTGGGCGGGCCGACGGTCCGGCACCGACGGCTGTCGGCGGAACTGCGCAAACTTCGCGAATCTGCCGAATTGACGCCGCAGCAGGCCGCAGATCTTCTCGGCTGGAGTCGGCCGAAGCTCGTCAGGATCGAGACGAGCGGCGGGGCACCCTCAGCGGACGATGTGCAGCGCATCCTCGACGCGTACGGCGGCACCGACCAGGCGCTCCGGCTCGCGCTGGTCCAGCTCGTCCAAGACGTCCGGGTGCGCGGATGGTGGTCGGCGTACGGCGACGTCGTCGGAGGCTCCTATGCGCAGTGCGAGGATGCGGCGACCGAAATCAGGAGCTATCAGACATCGTTCATTCCCGGTCTGCTCCAAACGCCCGCCTACGCTCGCGCGATCATGCAGGAGGATGATCCCGACCTGATCGAGCGGCGAGTGCAGGCCCGTCTTACCCGCCAGGCCCTGCTCACCCGCCCATCCGCGCCGAAGCTCTCGATCGTGCTCGACGAGACCGCTCTCCGGCTCCCCATCGGGGACGGAGAAGTGATGCGCGAACAACTGGAGGCGCTGCTGACGGCGGCGCGACGGTCGAACATCGGCATTCGCGTGCTGGAGAGCTCCGCCGGTCTACATCCCGGCAGAACGGGCGGCAGCTTCGTCATCTTCAGCTTCGCGAGCCCCATCGAACCGGACGTCGTCTACCTGGAGACGATCGCCGGCGGCCTATATCTGGAGGAGATCGCCCAAGGGAGGCGCTGTAGCCTCCTGCACGAGGGCATCGTCAGCACCGCCCTTCCTGAGGATCCGTCGGCAGCACTCATCGCCGCCATCATCAAGGAGTGA
- a CDS encoding DUF397 domain-containing protein, which produces MIHRDEVLTVIWRKSSYSAPQGSDCVELGELRGGVGIRDSKSPERAQLNVTRGQLRGLTSRIRSGGI; this is translated from the coding sequence ATGATCCACCGCGACGAGGTTCTGACCGTGATCTGGCGCAAGAGTTCCTACAGCGCTCCGCAGGGCAGCGACTGTGTAGAGCTCGGCGAGTTGCGCGGAGGCGTGGGCATCCGCGACTCCAAGAGCCCTGAACGCGCGCAGTTGAACGTCACTCGCGGCCAGTTGCGCGGCCTGACCTCCCGCATTCGCAGCGGCGGCATCTGA
- a CDS encoding bifunctional FO biosynthesis protein CofGH, translated as MESAVSESGLRRALARARDGKTLDQAEAAVLLHARGDSLDALLTYAARTRDAGLRDAGRPGVITYSRKVFIPLTRLCRDRCGYCTFATAPGKLPAPFLSPDEVLDIARQGAALGCKEALFTLGDRPEDRWHQAREWLDEQGYDDTLSYVRAMAIRVLEETGLLPHLNPGVLSWRDFQRLKPVAPSMGMMLETTATRLFTEKGGPHYGSPDKDPAVRLRVLEDAGRCNVPFTTGILIGIGETIEERADALFAIRRTMREYGAIQEVIVQNFRAKPDTAMRGTPDAELEELAATIAVARLVLGPKARIQAPPNLLDEEYALFLRAGIDDWGGVSPLTPDHVNPERPWPQIEELAARTAAAGFTLRERLTIYPEYVKKGEPWLDPRLLAHVRALSTPDGLADEDAVVEGRSWQEPDGGFAETGRTDLHTAIDTEGRTSDRRDDFDEVYGDWDALRERVRVPERFDADVKAALAAAEKDPGGLSDTHALALLHADGPELAALAKIADDLRREVNGDEVTYVVTRNINFTNVCYTGCRFCAFAQRRTDADAYSLSLSQVGDRVDQAWEAGATEICMQGGIHPDLPGTAYFDLAREVKSRRPDIHLHSYSPMEVVNGTARTGLSLREWLIAAKEAGVDSLPGTAAEILDDDVRWVLTKGKLPTSAWIDVVKTAHSVGLPTTSTMMYGHVDTPAHWVAHLKLLRSIQEETGGFTEFVLLPFVHHNAPIYLAGIARPGPTVRENRAVHALSRILLHGAIDNIQTSWVKLSDDLCTEVLQGGVNDLGGTLMEETISRMAGSGNGSFKTISSLEEIAARAGRPATQRTTTYGRPTQERLDAARKTNGVGHFLPFVTN; from the coding sequence ATGGAGAGCGCAGTGAGTGAATCCGGGCTGCGCCGCGCACTGGCGCGCGCCCGCGACGGGAAGACCCTCGACCAGGCCGAGGCCGCGGTTCTGCTGCACGCCCGAGGCGACAGCCTCGACGCGCTGCTGACCTACGCCGCGCGCACCCGCGACGCGGGCCTGCGCGACGCCGGGCGCCCCGGCGTCATCACCTACAGCCGCAAGGTGTTCATCCCGCTGACGCGGCTGTGCCGCGACCGCTGTGGATACTGTACGTTCGCGACCGCCCCTGGCAAGCTCCCGGCCCCGTTCCTGAGCCCCGACGAGGTGCTCGACATCGCCCGGCAGGGCGCCGCGCTCGGTTGCAAGGAAGCCCTGTTCACCCTCGGCGACCGCCCCGAGGACCGCTGGCACCAGGCCCGCGAGTGGCTCGACGAGCAGGGCTACGACGACACGCTCTCCTATGTGCGCGCGATGGCCATCCGCGTCCTTGAGGAGACCGGCCTCCTTCCGCACCTCAACCCCGGCGTCCTGTCCTGGCGCGACTTCCAGCGGCTCAAGCCCGTCGCGCCGTCCATGGGGATGATGCTGGAGACCACCGCGACCCGGCTGTTCACCGAGAAGGGCGGCCCGCACTACGGCTCGCCCGACAAGGACCCCGCCGTGCGGCTGCGCGTCCTCGAGGACGCCGGCCGTTGCAACGTTCCGTTCACCACGGGCATCCTCATCGGCATCGGCGAGACCATCGAGGAACGCGCCGACGCGCTCTTCGCCATCCGCCGGACCATGCGGGAGTACGGGGCGATCCAGGAGGTCATCGTCCAGAACTTCCGGGCGAAGCCCGACACGGCGATGCGCGGCACCCCGGACGCCGAACTCGAGGAGCTCGCCGCGACGATCGCCGTCGCCAGGCTCGTCCTCGGGCCGAAGGCGCGCATCCAGGCGCCGCCGAACCTCCTGGACGAGGAGTACGCGCTGTTCCTGCGCGCGGGCATCGACGACTGGGGCGGCGTCTCACCGCTCACGCCCGACCACGTCAACCCCGAGCGGCCGTGGCCGCAGATCGAGGAGCTCGCCGCGCGCACCGCCGCCGCCGGGTTCACCCTGCGCGAGCGCCTCACCATCTACCCCGAGTACGTGAAGAAGGGTGAGCCCTGGCTCGACCCGCGCCTCCTCGCGCACGTCCGGGCGCTCAGCACGCCCGACGGCCTCGCCGACGAGGACGCCGTGGTCGAGGGCCGCAGCTGGCAGGAGCCGGACGGCGGCTTCGCCGAGACGGGCCGCACCGACCTGCACACCGCCATCGACACCGAAGGCCGCACCTCGGACCGCCGCGACGACTTCGACGAGGTCTACGGCGACTGGGACGCGCTGCGCGAACGCGTCCGCGTCCCCGAGCGGTTCGACGCCGACGTCAAGGCCGCGCTCGCCGCCGCCGAGAAGGACCCGGGCGGCCTGTCCGACACGCACGCCCTGGCCCTCCTGCACGCCGACGGCCCCGAGCTGGCGGCCTTGGCGAAGATCGCCGACGACCTGCGCCGCGAGGTCAACGGCGACGAGGTCACCTATGTCGTCACCCGGAACATCAACTTCACCAACGTCTGCTACACCGGTTGCCGCTTCTGCGCCTTCGCCCAGCGCCGCACCGACGCCGACGCCTACTCGTTGTCGCTCTCCCAGGTCGGCGATCGTGTCGACCAGGCGTGGGAGGCGGGCGCGACCGAGATCTGCATGCAGGGCGGCATCCACCCCGACCTGCCCGGCACCGCCTACTTCGACCTGGCCCGCGAGGTGAAGAGCCGGCGGCCCGACATCCACCTGCACTCCTACAGCCCGATGGAGGTCGTCAACGGGACGGCCCGCACCGGCCTGTCGCTGCGCGAATGGCTCATCGCGGCCAAGGAGGCCGGGGTGGACTCCCTGCCGGGCACCGCCGCCGAGATCCTCGACGACGACGTCCGCTGGGTCCTGACCAAGGGCAAACTCCCCACCTCGGCCTGGATCGACGTGGTCAAGACCGCCCACTCGGTGGGCCTGCCCACCACGTCGACGATGATGTACGGCCACGTCGACACCCCCGCCCACTGGGTGGCCCACCTCAAACTGCTCCGGTCGATCCAAGAGGAAACAGGCGGCTTCACCGAGTTCGTCCTGCTCCCCTTCGTCCACCACAACGCCCCCATCTACCTGGCCGGCATCGCCCGCCCGGGCCCCACCGTCCGCGAGAACCGCGCCGTCCACGCCCTCTCCCGCATCCTGTTGCACGGCGCCATCGACAACATCCAGACCAGCTGGGTGAAGCTCTCCGACGACCTCTGCACCGAAGTCCTCCAAGGCGGCGTGAACGACCTGGGCGGCACCCTCATGGAGGAGACCATCTCCCGCATGGCCGGCTCCGGAAACGGCAGCTTCAAGACCATCTCCTCCCTGGAGGAGATAGCCGCCCGCGCCGGCCGCCCCGCCACCCAACGCACCACGACTTACGGCCGCCCCACCCAGGAACGCCTGGACGCCGCCCGAAAGACCAACGGCGTAGGCCACTTCCTGCCTTTCGTCACCAACTGA
- a CDS encoding DNA-3-methyladenine glycosylase family protein, whose amino-acid sequence MPLRVWEAPWPVRPRRTLAVFRRGPHDPAYRVTPDGTVWRASHTPEGPGTLAVAASGGHVEAEAWGPGADWLLESLPALLGAEDDPDALVPIDDVVRDAARRFPFRIAKSGLVFEALVPAVLEQKVPGAEAWRAWGYLLRRFGEPAPGAPQLRVPPPPEVWARIPSWEWHRAGAEAVRARTIIGASRARLDADPSRLPKLPGVGPWTTAEVRQRALGDPDAVSVGDYNLPGIVGWAFLRRKVDDAGMLELLEPYRGQRYRVSVLLQLAGYAPPRRGHRLSVRDYRRF is encoded by the coding sequence GTGCCCCTGCGCGTCTGGGAGGCGCCGTGGCCGGTGCGGCCGCGGCGCACCCTCGCGGTGTTCCGGCGGGGTCCGCACGACCCCGCCTACCGGGTGACGCCCGACGGGACCGTCTGGCGCGCCTCGCACACCCCCGAGGGCCCCGGGACGCTCGCGGTGGCCGCCTCCGGCGGGCACGTGGAGGCCGAGGCGTGGGGGCCCGGCGCGGACTGGCTGCTGGAGTCGCTGCCCGCGCTGCTGGGCGCCGAGGACGACCCGGACGCGCTCGTCCCGATCGACGACGTCGTGCGGGACGCGGCCCGGCGGTTCCCGTTCCGGATAGCCAAGTCCGGGCTGGTCTTCGAGGCGCTGGTCCCGGCCGTCCTGGAGCAGAAGGTGCCGGGCGCTGAGGCGTGGCGCGCCTGGGGGTATCTCCTGCGGCGGTTCGGCGAGCCCGCGCCGGGCGCGCCGCAGCTGCGGGTGCCGCCGCCGCCCGAGGTCTGGGCGCGGATCCCGTCGTGGGAGTGGCACAGGGCCGGTGCGGAGGCGGTGCGGGCGCGGACCATCATCGGGGCGAGCCGGGCGCGGCTGGACGCGGACCCGTCGCGGCTGCCGAAGCTGCCGGGCGTCGGCCCGTGGACGACCGCCGAGGTTCGGCAGCGCGCGTTGGGCGACCCGGACGCGGTGTCGGTCGGCGACTACAACCTTCCGGGGATCGTCGGCTGGGCGTTCCTGCGCCGCAAGGTGGACGACGCGGGCATGCTCGAACTCCTTGAGCCGTACCGGGGGCAGCGTTACCGCGTGTCGGTCCTGCTCCAGCTCGCGGGGTACGCCCCGCCGCGCCGCGGACACCGGCTGAGCGTCCGGGACTATCGCCGATTTTGA
- a CDS encoding sugar phosphate nucleotidyltransferase, giving the protein MEAILLVGGKGTRLRPLTISTPKPLLPTAGVPFLAHQLARASAAGVTRIVFATSYRSEMFEAAFGTEAYGLELVYVDERRPLGTGGAIRNAAQALVSKPDDPVLVLNGDILSGHSIPDQVQTHLESEAAVTLHLTEVDDPSRFGVVPTAPDGRVTAFLEKTNNPMTNRINAGSYVFRREVIDTIPFNEVVSVERETFPGLIASGETVMGFVDAHYWLDVGTPSAFVRGSCDLVTGLLESPALPGKPGPMLALEGANVSPRAVVTAGTVVGCDATIEAGSTVSGSVLFDEAVVAKGAWVRNSVLGRGARVASGAMLDGAILGDGAVVGPGNELGDGLRLWPGIELPPTAVRFSSDV; this is encoded by the coding sequence GTGGAAGCGATTCTCCTTGTCGGGGGTAAGGGCACGAGGCTCCGGCCGCTGACGATCTCCACTCCCAAGCCGCTGCTGCCGACCGCGGGCGTGCCCTTCCTGGCGCACCAGCTGGCCAGGGCCAGCGCGGCGGGGGTGACCCGGATCGTCTTCGCCACCTCGTACCGGTCGGAGATGTTCGAGGCGGCCTTCGGCACCGAGGCGTACGGGCTCGAACTCGTCTACGTGGACGAGCGGCGCCCGCTCGGCACCGGCGGGGCGATCCGGAACGCGGCCCAGGCCCTCGTCAGCAAGCCCGACGACCCGGTGCTGGTGCTCAACGGCGACATCCTGTCGGGGCACTCGATCCCCGATCAGGTCCAGACGCACCTGGAGTCCGAGGCCGCGGTCACCCTCCACCTGACCGAGGTGGACGACCCGTCCCGGTTCGGCGTGGTGCCGACCGCCCCGGACGGCAGGGTGACGGCGTTCCTGGAGAAGACGAACAACCCGATGACGAACCGGATCAACGCCGGGTCGTACGTGTTCCGCCGCGAGGTCATCGACACGATCCCGTTCAACGAGGTCGTCTCGGTCGAGCGGGAGACCTTCCCCGGCCTCATCGCGTCCGGCGAGACCGTCATGGGTTTCGTGGACGCGCACTACTGGCTCGACGTCGGCACCCCGTCGGCGTTCGTGCGCGGCTCCTGCGACCTCGTCACGGGGCTGCTGGAGTCGCCGGCGCTGCCGGGCAAGCCCGGTCCGATGCTGGCGCTGGAGGGCGCGAACGTGTCGCCGCGCGCGGTCGTCACGGCGGGCACGGTCGTCGGCTGCGACGCGACGATCGAGGCCGGCTCGACCGTCAGCGGCAGCGTCCTGTTCGACGAGGCGGTCGTCGCCAAGGGCGCGTGGGTGCGCAACTCGGTGCTGGGCCGGGGCGCGCGGGTCGCGTCCGGCGCGATGCTCGACGGGGCGATCCTGGGCGACGGCGCGGTGGTCGGCCCGGGCAACGAGCTCGGCGACGGCCTGCGGCTGTGGCCGGGCATCGAGCTGCCGCCGACCGCGGTCCGTTTCTCCAGCGACGTGTAG
- a CDS encoding lysylphosphatidylglycerol synthase transmembrane domain-containing protein, whose translation MNSRRLKSIFVLTALGCCLYGIASQWPSIVDALSRMSPSALVGALAAGLAGLGCWMLGWRALLAGCGAPLPVRATTRIMFLGQLGKYVPGSVWALVGQVELARPYGVARTASASATVLAMATTVATGCLTAAAALPLTSAEALRAYWWAAALTPVLLACLHPRVVTWALNLALRLVRRPVLDSAVPARAMAAAVAWTLLGWLFFAVHLWLLAPSGSVLLAGGAYALAYVVGFLVILAPGGLGAREAALVLALGPVMGQADALVLALASRAVLTIADLIWAGVGRLQKAPQESPRSGNQPAPRGLVPEDDHRLEETS comes from the coding sequence GTGAACTCCCGCCGGCTCAAGTCGATCTTCGTTCTGACCGCGCTGGGGTGCTGCCTGTACGGCATCGCGTCCCAGTGGCCGTCGATCGTCGACGCCCTGTCCCGGATGTCCCCCAGCGCTCTTGTCGGCGCCCTCGCCGCGGGCCTCGCGGGCCTCGGCTGCTGGATGCTGGGCTGGCGGGCCCTGCTCGCCGGGTGCGGAGCCCCCCTGCCGGTCCGCGCCACCACCAGGATCATGTTCCTCGGCCAGCTCGGCAAGTACGTGCCCGGCTCCGTCTGGGCGCTGGTGGGCCAGGTGGAGCTCGCCCGGCCCTACGGCGTGGCCCGCACCGCGTCGGCGAGCGCGACGGTCCTGGCGATGGCCACGACCGTCGCCACGGGGTGCCTCACCGCGGCCGCCGCACTGCCGCTGACCTCGGCAGAGGCCCTGCGCGCCTACTGGTGGGCGGCCGCGCTCACCCCGGTGCTGCTGGCGTGCCTGCACCCCCGGGTCGTCACCTGGGCGCTGAACCTCGCGCTGCGCCTCGTGCGGAGGCCAGTGCTGGACAGCGCCGTCCCGGCCCGCGCGATGGCCGCTGCGGTGGCCTGGACCCTGCTGGGCTGGCTGTTCTTCGCGGTCCACCTGTGGCTGCTGGCGCCCTCGGGGTCCGTGCTGCTGGCGGGGGGCGCGTACGCGCTGGCCTACGTCGTCGGGTTCCTGGTGATCCTCGCGCCGGGCGGCCTCGGCGCCCGGGAGGCCGCCCTCGTGCTCGCCCTCGGCCCCGTGATGGGGCAGGCCGACGCGCTCGTCCTGGCCCTGGCCTCGCGCGCCGTCCTCACGATCGCCGACCTGATCTGGGCGGGCGTGGGACGGCTCCAGAAAGCGCCCCAGGAAAGCCCGCGGAGCGGGAATCAACCGGCGCCGCGCGGCCTTGTCCCCGAGGACGACCACCGCCTTGAGGAGACCTCGTGA
- the trxA gene encoding thioredoxin: MTATTTATDSNFAAEVLEADLPVLVDFWAEWCAPCKMVAPVLEQIAAEYAGRLKIVKVDIDSSTETARAYGILSAPTLNLYKGGEVVAQIVGAKPKRALLSAIDPHL; this comes from the coding sequence GTGACCGCAACGACCACGGCCACCGACTCGAACTTCGCAGCAGAGGTGCTTGAAGCCGACCTTCCCGTCCTCGTGGACTTCTGGGCCGAATGGTGCGCTCCCTGCAAGATGGTCGCCCCCGTGCTGGAGCAGATCGCCGCCGAGTACGCCGGACGACTCAAGATCGTCAAGGTCGACATCGACAGCAGCACCGAGACGGCCCGCGCCTACGGGATCCTGAGCGCCCCCACCCTCAACCTCTACAAGGGCGGCGAGGTGGTGGCCCAGATCGTCGGGGCGAAGCCGAAGCGCGCCCTGCTCAGCGCGATCGACCCGCACCTTTAG